Genomic window (Methanocaldococcus sp.):
TAATACAGTAATTGAAGATGATAAGTTTGAAGATACATTTGGCTCTTTAAATGTAATTAGTGTGGGCCTACTAAGAGTTTCATTTTTATTATTACTTATACCAAGATTCACGTTTAGAGTTTGAGTAGCAATAATAGCACCTCCAATAATAACTGCAAAAATCAAGATAATTAATTCAAGAGATAGTTGTCCTCTTTTCATAGTACTCACCATAACAATACCTTATATTGAAATATTTGAATTATTTAAAATAAGGATTGCTTTATTTTACTATCTTCAATGTTAAGTTTATTTAATTAAAGTATATATATCTTACTCTAAAAAATAAAAACAAATAATAGAGAATAATTCTTATTTTATGCTTAAAATTTCCTCATATAGAGTTCTTAAAACTTCCAAATAATCTACTTCGCCATTTTCAATTTTATCCATAATTTCCTCTAACTCTCTTGTTCTCTCCTCTGATATTAGATGAGGATAATGACTTATTAGATAATTATAAACTTCAATTCCTAATTTTGTAGGGATTAATTTATTTTTACCTTTGCTTTTAATTACATATCCTCTATCTAACAACTTTTTAATAATTTGGGCATAGGTTGAAGGCCTTCCAATTCCTCTCTCTTTCATTAACTTAATAACTTCTCCCTCATCATACAATGGAACTTTTGGAACTTTTTTAATACTCTTTTCTAACACTTTTAAGTAATTTTTCTCTATTTTTGGAAGTTTTTTTAACTTTAAATTATAGATTCTACTCCATCCATCAAACTTTATATCTATGTATCCTTCAATTTTTTCATCTAAATCTTTTATATATATCTCTTCATATTCAACAATTGCCTCTTTCATCTGAGAGGCTATAAATCTTCTAAATATTAAATCATAAACTTTTATATGATTTTTTGTTAATTTTATATTACTCTCTTTTAAAAACTCAATAAGTTCTTCTGTGTCCATAGGCTTTGTAGGTCTTATACATTCATGTGCTCCTTCCATAAAATACTCTCTATTTTTTAAATAATCCTCTAAATTATTTAGTTTTAAATATTCCTTTGCAACTCTCATTCCATCTAACGAAACTCTCGTTGAAGAAGTTCTATGATATGTGCAGTTATGTGAAATAACCCCATTTGATATAAAGTTTTGGTTATTTTTAATGGTTAGGTCATAAACATATCCATCATAGAAAATATCTTCTACATTTTTAACCCTAACAAATGATATCTCTCCATCAACAATTTTTTCTAAAAACTCTTTATATTCTGAGTTATTTACATATTTTAAAACTGTCTTTAATTTATTTCTTGGAATATTGTTTGTCTTTTCTTTATACCAATTTTCAATGTATATCTTACTATCTTTTAGTATATACTTTCTTCCTATTTTGAATGTTAATTTTTCAAATATTTCTTTTACTGGTAATAAATCACATCCAAATCCTTCCCCGTGTTCTTCCCTATATGTATTATAACCTCTCTCAAATGCTTCTTTTCTAATTCTTAGATATTTGGCAATTTTCTCCTTAAAGGTTTCTAATGATTTATTGCTTATTATTAAGGAGTAAATTCTATTTTTATCTTTATGCAATCTGTTTAATATTCCAATTGAGTTTAAGTAAATACCTATCTTTTCTAAAACTTCTTTTCTTTTTGAAGTTAGAAGCATTCTTAAATTATGTTTTTTAACATTTTTGTTATACAGTAATGAGAAACATCCATCAGTATCAAAGTAACCAGCAATTAGTGCATTAACATAGTTTTCTGGAAGAGAAAATATTATTCCATTTAATTTTCCTTCTCTTGTTCCTAATTTTCTTAAAATTTCTGCAATGATTGGATTTGAAATATTTACTTGATTTCCAGAAATCCAATTATGTAAGAATGGAAATGTTTCATCCAATATAGTTTTAACATCTTTTAGTGGAGTTTGTGCAATCTTAATTTTGCTATTTTGAATGGACCCATCACCTAAAACTAATCCTACAAAATACCAAAACCTTTCATCTAATTTAAATAATGGAATTTTTTTAGTGCCTGCAACACTTTTGTATATATATTTTGCTTCCTTTTCAACCTCATCTAAATTAAAGTTCCATTTTATCAAATACTTTAATGGAACTCTTTTATTTCTAAGATATTTATATTTTGTACTAGTTTTGATATTTTTCCTAATAAATTCTTCTATTTTTTCAAATATTCTTGAATTCTCGTCAAACTCTATTAAAACATCAGTAATGTCTAAATATTTCAAAAGATTCAATAATGATATTGGTTTTCTATCAACTTTGTAGTTAAAAGGCATTGCAATGTAATCATTTTCTTTAATATCTTTTGCAGAAATCCATCTCAATTGATTATCTCTTAAAACCAATAAGTGGTGGTCAGGAGTTGCTTTTATCTCATAATTATTTGATAATATAATTTTTCTTAGATTTCCAGTGTATCTCAATTTCCAGAATTTTGTGACAATGTCTTTCTTTATTGATAAATCATCTAAATCTAACGATAAAATATTTCCTTCTTGAATATTAACAATATCTTCAATTGTTTCAATTCTACCATCTCCCAATACAACATAAGTGTCTGGTGTTAAACACAATCCCAATTCAAACAATTCTTGGGCAATAGCCATTACTTCATCTGCACTTAAATTAAATCTCTTTGTAGATTCTTCCAATAAAGTATCTGTTGTAAATGGAGGTAATGGGTTAATTTCTTTCTCATATATTTTGACTTCAACTTCTACCTCATCTTTATCAAATTCTTTTTCCCAAACCTTTCCTATGTAAATGTCATTTTCCAATTTTAATGATAAGTAAGGAACTTTTATTTTATGTTCATTGTATCTCTCTATAATCCAACCTAAGACAGGAGTTTGAACTCTACCAGCAGATAGATAGTTTTTATTAAATACCTCCCACAACTTTTGACTTAACCTAAATCCAATCCACCTATCTTCTATTCTTCTAACAACTTGCCCCTTAACTTTATTTTCATCTAACTTTAACTCTTCTCCTTTTTTAAATGATTCTACTGCCTTTAAAATAGCCCTCTTTGTAATTTCGTTAAAGCCAACTCTATATATGTTTTTGTTAAATGGCATACTGTTAAGTGCTATGTCATAGCCTATCTTTTCTCCCTCAGTATCAATATCTGTTGCTATAAATATAGCATCTACTTCATCGGCTATTTCTCTAATAATCTCTATATTTTCCTTAGAATCCATAAAATTAACTTTTTCTCCACTTTTTGATAGTTGTTTTAACAACTCCTCTATATTCTTCTGGTCTGTAAATTGTTCCCCATTAACTTTTTTAATTGATGTATATATAGGAATATACACATTGTTTTCTATCTTTACTCCATAAAATCCTTCTTTTGTAACTAAATCAAATACATGTCCTCCACTAGCAGTTATAATTAAATTTATGTCTCCTATACAAACTTCATAAACATTTCTATTGTTTATCTTCCTAATTGAAGGTTTTCCAAAGAAACTTGCAATAGTTCTTGCCTTGTTTGGACTTTCTACAACCATTAAAACAGATTTTAGTAAATCAGGAATTTTTCCAGTAATTCTTCCTTTTTTAATTTTTTCCCTAAGTTCATCAATTTTTTTAATTAACTCCTCTATGTTAATTTCATCTATCTTTTTAAATTCACTTTCGTACATAAAAAGCATATACTTGTTAAGATACTCAAAAATATCTTTTTCATCAACCAACACTATACTTGCTCCTTTAGTTAAACCAAACTCTGTCATTCTTGATGTTCTTCCAGATGCTTGAATATATGTTTTTACATCTGGAATTAATAATAAATACTCATTATCCTCTACTCTTATAGAGAAATTTTTTATCTTCAATTTTTCAGAAACTATTTCTTTAATCTCCTCTAAGGTTTTCCCTTCAATATCTATATCTTCTTTTAATTCACCTTTTTCTTTTAATTTCTCAATATATTCTTTTAACTTGATTTTAAACTTAGGAACTCCATAGAATATAGCATATCTAACCCTTTCGGGCATATCTAAACCTCTAACTAAAACTCCGTAGTAAGAGGCTACACCAATCAAAACATCTAATTTCCCTTCTCTAAAATCATCAAATCCTTTTTTATCTTTTGAGTGTATTAACTTTGCCTTTATACCATTTTTAATTAAAAATTCTTCAATCTCTTTTGCTTTTTCAACTCCATAATCTATTGAGACAAATATAAGTCCTCCACTACCAAATATTTTTATATATTCTAATATTTTATTTAAACTAAGTTCTTCATCATATATATCTTCAACATCTCTAAGTTTGTTCATTCCATAGCCAATTTCAAAATTCAACAATTCCCTATAAAGTTTTACTCTATCTCCATAACTCTTTCCAGTGGCTGAGGCAATTATTAAACATCCATATTTTATTTTTGACAATTTTTTCTTTAATATTTCTCTCTTTTTTAATGCATCTTCTATCTTTCCAATTTTTATTAGGTATATTATTTTATACGCTTCATTAATTATTTCATCGTCAAATCCCAACAATTTTAAAGTTCTATCAACATTTTTAGATGCCTTTAATAATGCATCAACATCATCCACAAATATAAAGTCAAATTTTGTGTTTGGAGGATTTTTTGCCAAATAGTTTGAAGTTGTTATCAGTATATCGAAATCATTGTTGTCTATTTTCTCTTTAACTTCCTTCTTTTCTTTTGTAGATAATTCTGAATGATAGGCAACAACATTTATTTTTAAATTATTTTTATCTATCAAAGAGATAATTCTTTCATAGGTTTGTTTTATCAATAAAGTTGTAGGTAAGATTATATAACATTTTTTTCCTTTTTTTGCTAAGAATAAACTCATCAATACTCCAAAGAAACTCTTCCCCACACCAGTTGGGGCAACAATTGAAAAACTTTTATTTTTTAAAACTCTCTTAGCCCACATTCTTTGAATACTCAACAACTCATAGCCCAAACTTTTTACAAATTCCTCAAATTCTTTAAACTCATTTAATATTTTGCAATAATCTTTTAAATTTTTTAAAGTTTTTTCTTCTCTAAGTTTTTTACATAATTCTAAGTTATCTTTAACATATTCATCCTTTAAGCATTTTTCACATACTCCTACTTCAAATCTTTCGCTATAAATCTCTCCATTACAGTTAGGGCACATTTCTTTAAATATCATAGGTATCATAATAAACACCAAAATTATTAATAAATAATTATTTATTTTTGATTTCAACAAAATTGGTTTAAAAACTTTTTGCTTTGAGTGAGAGTATGAGATTTGAAGATGACAAAAAAAGAACATTGATAAATTTAGAATTAGCAATTAGGGAGAACTTAGTAGATAAAGATATAATTCCAATACTTGAAAAAATAAACAGTTTAGAAAATTATTACACTACGAGTTCTTGCATAGGTAGAGTAGGAATTATGGAAATACCAAAAGATAAGAATCCTAAAATATATTCAAAGTGGTTAGGTAAATGGCATCACTATGCCACATACGAAGAGATGTTTAACTCCCTAAAAAATATTTCCAATGAGAAAAATTATATTATCTTTGTTATGAACTCTCCAATATTACATATAGCATCAAAAGATATTGATTCAGCAAAAAAAATGCTTGAATTAGCAATACATTCTGGTTTAAAAAGTTCTTCAATAAAATCAATATCTAAGAAAAGGATAATTGTTGAAATTTTAACTACCTATAAAGTAGATGCTCCAATAGGAGAAGATGGAAAGATATTTGTAGATAACAATTACTTAAAGTTTTTATTAGATTATAGCAATTCCAAACTCAAAAGAGCGAGAGAAATTTTTATGAGATGGGTAAATAATTTAGATAAACTAAAATAATATATTAAATTTAAAACTAAGAGTAGGATGGATATGTATATAGAGCATCCATTAATAAAACCAAAAACATTAGAGGCGAGGTTGTATCAACAGATTATAGCGGCAAATGCTTTAAAGAAAAAGACATTGTGCGTTTTACCCACTGGTTTGGGAAAAACTGCAATTGCTATATTGGTCATAGTGGGTATTTTAACAAAAAAAGATGGTAAAGTTTTAATTTTAGCCCCTTCGAGACCTTTAGTAGAGCAACATTGTAGAAGGCTAAAAGAAGTCTTAAACATTGATGAAAATAAAATAATAGCATTAACTGGAAAAATTCCTCCAAAAAAAAGAGTTGAGTTATATAAAAAAGGTAAAATATTTGTTGCCACTCCTCAAGTTATTGAAAATGACATTATTGCTAAAAGGATTAATATAGAGGAGTTTGTATTGTTAATTGCAGATGAGGCACATCACACAGTTGGAGACCATTCCTATGCATTTGTATCTAAGGCATTTAAAGATAAATGTCATATTTTAGGATTAACTGCCTCTCCCGGGGCTGATATTGATAGATTAATGGAAATCTGTGAAAACTTAGGAATAGAGCATGTTGAAGTTAGAACTGAGGATGACGAAGATGTAAAGCCATACATTGCCAAAGTTAGATTAATTCCAATAAGATTAGATTTACCAGAAGAATTTAAAAAAGCGTTAAAATTAATAAATGAAGCGTTAAAAGATAGATTAAAATTTTTAAAGGATTTTGGAGTTATAGATTCTATTAATGTAACAAAAACTGAACTCATTGAACTAAATTCTAAGTTATTCGCCTACGATGAAGAGGTTAAATATGAACTTATAAGAGTGTGTTCAGAGGCTTTAAAGTTAATGCACGCCAAGGATTTATTAGAAAGTCAGGGAAAAAGTGTATTTTTAAACTATATAAATAAATTGTCTTTACAAAGAACTAAATCTGCTAAATCAATAGTAAATGACGAAAGAATTAGAAAGGCAGTAAATATATTATTAAAGACAGATGTAGAACATCCAAAACTGAATAAAGTTGTTGAAAAGGTTAAAAGTATTTTGAAAAAAAATGAAGATGAAAGAATTATAATATTCACGCAGTATAGAGACACTGTTGAGAAATTAGTTAATATCTTACACCAAAATGGAATTAAGGCGATAAAGTTTATTGGTCAAGCAAGTAAAGAAGGAAAAGGAATGACTCAAAAACAGCAAATAGAAGCAATAGAGAAGTTTAAAAAAGAAGGAAATGTTTTAGTTTCTACAAGCGTATCTGAGGAAGGGATAGATATTCCAGCGGTAAATTATGTTATCTTTTACGAGCCTGTGCCATCAGAAATTAGATTTATTCAAAGAAGAGGTAGAGCGATGAGAGGAGAAGGAGGGAGAGCTTATATATTAATAGCTAAAGGAACATCTGATGAAGCATATTATAGAAGTGCTTTGTATAAAGAAAAAGAGATGAAAAGACTCTTAAAAAATATATGTTATTTGTTGAACAAAAGATTACAGAAAAAATTAGAGATGGAGAATAAAAGAATAGAAGAGCCTAAAAAAGAAACTATAATAGAAAAAGATACAGTAACAACAATAGATACTAAAAAAGTAGTAGAGATAGAAAGTAAAGAAGAGAACAAAGAGAAAGAAAAAAAGACTTTAACAATATTGGACTTTATTAAGCAGTTTGAAGAAAAATCTAAAAGTAAGGTTGAAGAAACTGACGAAGACAAAATTGAAAAACCCATTAAGATTATTGTGGATGTCAGAGAAAAAAATATTGCCAAGTTATTACATAAATATGCTGATGTTGAACTAAAAACTTTAGAAGTTGGAGATTATGTTTTAAGTGATAGAGTTGTTGTTGAGAGAAAAACTTCCGAGGATTTTGTAAATTCAATAATTGATAAGAGGTTATTTTCACAGTTAAAAAATCTTAAAAAAGTTGAAAAACCGTTACTTATTATAGAAGGAGAAAACTTTAGCAGAATACATGAAAATGCCTTAAAAGGAGCTATCTTATCAGTTATTTTTGACTTTGGAATACCAATATTATTTACAAAAAATGTTGATGAAACCGTTGATTTATTAATAAAAATTGCTGAAAAAGAGCAATTGAAAGAAAAAAGACCAATTACAATAAGATATGGAAAAACTACAATGAGTTTAAAAGAACAACAAAGGTTCATTGTTGAGAGTTTACCTGATGTTGGTGGTGCATTAGCTGATAGGTTATTAAAACATTTTAAAACTGTTGAAAGAGTATTTACAGCAAAAGAAGATGAATTAATGGAAGTTGAAGGAGTAGGAGAAGAGAGGGCTAAGAAAATTAGGAAAGTTTTAACAGTAAAATATGAGTAATGTTTTTTAATAAGGGACAGGCAAACCAAGTTCTTTTCTATGTTCAATCTCTTTCAGATTTTTCTCTTTTTTAGTTAGAGCTAATTTTTTAACTAATCCCAAGCCAGGTTTAACCTCTTCTATTGGTTTAACTTCTAAGTATCCATCTTCAACCATTTTGTTAAATATCTCTTCCCCTTTTGCAGTTCTTATAAAGACAGTACTCCATCCATCTGGGCTTCCAACGGAACCTGTTGAAATATCTGCTAACTCTGCAGTGTAGTCAGTGCATACATGACAAGCCACTTGCTCATAAGGATGGGTTTCTTTCAATTTAATTGCTTTTGTTTCTCCCCATTTTGTATAAACCCAAAACTTACCTTTACCAATATCTAATTTAACAACATCTTCCATCTTAACGCCACAGTGTTCTTCTACAATTAACTTTAATCCATTGTATGGGAAGTTTTCCATACAGAAAATACCTATAATTAATGATATTTTATCAGGAATGTGTCTAAACCCTATTGGATACTTTATTAACTTTCTTACAGCCCTAACTTGGCATGGAGTTCCTACAACTCCAATTTTTTCACAACCATATTCTCTAACAGCACTTTTCAATACAGATATATTAGGGCAGACGGTATATTTTGTTCCTGCCGCCTCTAAAACTTCCTCTGGCGTTGTAGCCACCTTAGGAATTGCTTTAAATTCTCCAGCATTATCTGCTACAATAACTCCATCTAATATATTATTTTCTAAACCATAAATAAATGCAGTTGAAACTATACCACCATCTTGACATGTCTTTAAAACTTCTTTTAATGTACTTCTTGCTGAAACTACTTTCTTATAAGTTCCAAAAGGATCCATCTATTCCACCTCAAAAATTATTTATAAAATTTATACTGATTGAAATGATTACTCTATTTTTTCAATTAACTCTGGAAATCTAATTCTTGGACACTGTACTGAACAAACTCCACATTTAATACACAAATACTGAGTAACATTTGGTCTTCCATCTATCATTTCTATTGCTCTTGTTGGACATGCTGCGGCACAGGTTCCACAACCCATACAGAGGGATTTATTAACTACTTTAATTAATAAATCACATCCACATGCTTCACTTCCTTTTTCTGCTAATTCAGCAAATGGTTGTAAATATTCCATATCTCCATTTAATGCCGCATTTATTACTGAAACAATTGCCTCTGGTGATGGAGGACATCCTGGAATTGCTAAATCTACTTTAATAACTTCCGTTAATGGAGAAAATGAACTATGAACTGGTTTAGATAACTGATTTCCTTTACTATATCTTGTAACCCCTCCCGTAGCAGCACAAGCTCCTAAGGCAACAACAATCTTTGCTTTTTCTCTAACCTCTTTGGCTATCTCTAAACTATGATGGTCTTCTAAACATACAGAACCTTCAACTAATGCAATATCACATTCTGGAATCTCTCTAACATCTGCCAATGTTTGACAATAAACTAACTCAATTGAATTTAAAACATCTAATAACTTCTCATAAGTGTCTGTCAAAGAAACTAAGCATCCACAACAACTACACAATTGGATATGAGCAACTTTAACCACATTAATCACCCCTCAATTCTCTAAGAATTATATTTACAGCCTTATCAACAGCCTTTTCAACTTCCTCACTTAACCCAATATAAACATCTGGTTCAGAAATATATTTTGCCTGACATCCAATAACATTAACCTCTATATTATATTTTTCAGCGACCTCTTTTAATAAAGAAGATAAAGGCCAATTGTGAGAATCTAATCTATCATATTTTGGATTTGGCAACTCATCTTTTTCAATTATTTTTATTTCTCCCGGTTTTAATCCCCAGTCTATTACATCAACAACAATTATTTTTTTTGTCTTTGAATTTTCATCTATCAATGTTAAAACTTGCTGAGGAGCCCCTGTTCCGGCATCTACTAAAGCTATTTTTTCTTTTTCTTTTTCAGTTAAGATTTTATTCAATTTTTCAATGACATGAACGCTAAAACCGTCATCGGCAAATAATATATTCCCACAGGCTAACACCATAACTTCTTTTTTTAGATAGGATGGTGTTAAATCAAACAATTCATCATCATAATCTTTTATTTCAGATTTCATAGTTTCATTCATTTTTATTTTTTAAGATTTTAATTTTAAACCCTATTATATGAGAAAAAGCCTCTCGGGTCCCTTTCGGGTTCCCCTCGAGGCTTATAACATTTTTCTAACTTCTATGGTTTCTTTTGACTCTTCATCCTTAACTATTATATGAGTAGCACATGACGCTCATATGTCATAGGCTCTCATTATCACTTCAGCATATTGATGTGGATAACCCTCAATT
Coding sequences:
- the rgy gene encoding reverse gyrase, yielding MIPMIFKEMCPNCNGEIYSERFEVGVCEKCLKDEYVKDNLELCKKLREEKTLKNLKDYCKILNEFKEFEEFVKSLGYELLSIQRMWAKRVLKNKSFSIVAPTGVGKSFFGVLMSLFLAKKGKKCYIILPTTLLIKQTYERIISLIDKNNLKINVVAYHSELSTKEKKEVKEKIDNNDFDILITTSNYLAKNPPNTKFDFIFVDDVDALLKASKNVDRTLKLLGFDDEIINEAYKIIYLIKIGKIEDALKKREILKKKLSKIKYGCLIIASATGKSYGDRVKLYRELLNFEIGYGMNKLRDVEDIYDEELSLNKILEYIKIFGSGGLIFVSIDYGVEKAKEIEEFLIKNGIKAKLIHSKDKKGFDDFREGKLDVLIGVASYYGVLVRGLDMPERVRYAIFYGVPKFKIKLKEYIEKLKEKGELKEDIDIEGKTLEEIKEIVSEKLKIKNFSIRVEDNEYLLLIPDVKTYIQASGRTSRMTEFGLTKGASIVLVDEKDIFEYLNKYMLFMYESEFKKIDEINIEELIKKIDELREKIKKGRITGKIPDLLKSVLMVVESPNKARTIASFFGKPSIRKINNRNVYEVCIGDINLIITASGGHVFDLVTKEGFYGVKIENNVYIPIYTSIKKVNGEQFTDQKNIEELLKQLSKSGEKVNFMDSKENIEIIREIADEVDAIFIATDIDTEGEKIGYDIALNSMPFNKNIYRVGFNEITKRAILKAVESFKKGEELKLDENKVKGQVVRRIEDRWIGFRLSQKLWEVFNKNYLSAGRVQTPVLGWIIERYNEHKIKVPYLSLKLENDIYIGKVWEKEFDKDEVEVEVKIYEKEINPLPPFTTDTLLEESTKRFNLSADEVMAIAQELFELGLCLTPDTYVVLGDGRIETIEDIVNIQEGNILSLDLDDLSIKKDIVTKFWKLRYTGNLRKIILSNNYEIKATPDHHLLVLRDNQLRWISAKDIKENDYIAMPFNYKVDRKPISLLNLLKYLDITDVLIEFDENSRIFEKIEEFIRKNIKTSTKYKYLRNKRVPLKYLIKWNFNLDEVEKEAKYIYKSVAGTKKIPLFKLDERFWYFVGLVLGDGSIQNSKIKIAQTPLKDVKTILDETFPFLHNWISGNQVNISNPIIAEILRKLGTREGKLNGIIFSLPENYVNALIAGYFDTDGCFSLLYNKNVKKHNLRMLLTSKRKEVLEKIGIYLNSIGILNRLHKDKNRIYSLIISNKSLETFKEKIAKYLRIRKEAFERGYNTYREEHGEGFGCDLLPVKEIFEKLTFKIGRKYILKDSKIYIENWYKEKTNNIPRNKLKTVLKYVNNSEYKEFLEKIVDGEISFVRVKNVEDIFYDGYVYDLTIKNNQNFISNGVISHNCTYHRTSSTRVSLDGMRVAKEYLKLNNLEDYLKNREYFMEGAHECIRPTKPMDTEELIEFLKESNIKLTKNHIKVYDLIFRRFIASQMKEAIVEYEEIYIKDLDEKIEGYIDIKFDGWSRIYNLKLKKLPKIEKNYLKVLEKSIKKVPKVPLYDEGEVIKLMKERGIGRPSTYAQIIKKLLDRGYVIKSKGKNKLIPTKLGIEVYNYLISHYPHLISEERTRELEEIMDKIENGEVDYLEVLRTLYEEILSIK
- a CDS encoding DEAD/DEAH box helicase, whose translation is MYIEHPLIKPKTLEARLYQQIIAANALKKKTLCVLPTGLGKTAIAILVIVGILTKKDGKVLILAPSRPLVEQHCRRLKEVLNIDENKIIALTGKIPPKKRVELYKKGKIFVATPQVIENDIIAKRINIEEFVLLIADEAHHTVGDHSYAFVSKAFKDKCHILGLTASPGADIDRLMEICENLGIEHVEVRTEDDEDVKPYIAKVRLIPIRLDLPEEFKKALKLINEALKDRLKFLKDFGVIDSINVTKTELIELNSKLFAYDEEVKYELIRVCSEALKLMHAKDLLESQGKSVFLNYINKLSLQRTKSAKSIVNDERIRKAVNILLKTDVEHPKLNKVVEKVKSILKKNEDERIIIFTQYRDTVEKLVNILHQNGIKAIKFIGQASKEGKGMTQKQQIEAIEKFKKEGNVLVSTSVSEEGIDIPAVNYVIFYEPVPSEIRFIQRRGRAMRGEGGRAYILIAKGTSDEAYYRSALYKEKEMKRLLKNICYLLNKRLQKKLEMENKRIEEPKKETIIEKDTVTTIDTKKVVEIESKEENKEKEKKTLTILDFIKQFEEKSKSKVEETDEDKIEKPIKIIVDVREKNIAKLLHKYADVELKTLEVGDYVLSDRVVVERKTSEDFVNSIIDKRLFSQLKNLKKVEKPLLIIEGENFSRIHENALKGAILSVIFDFGIPILFTKNVDETVDLLIKIAEKEQLKEKRPITIRYGKTTMSLKEQQRFIVESLPDVGGALADRLLKHFKTVERVFTAKEDELMEVEGVGEERAKKIRKVLTVKYE
- the frhB gene encoding coenzyme F420 hydrogenase subunit beta, with the translated sequence MDPFGTYKKVVSARSTLKEVLKTCQDGGIVSTAFIYGLENNILDGVIVADNAGEFKAIPKVATTPEEVLEAAGTKYTVCPNISVLKSAVREYGCEKIGVVGTPCQVRAVRKLIKYPIGFRHIPDKISLIIGIFCMENFPYNGLKLIVEEHCGVKMEDVVKLDIGKGKFWVYTKWGETKAIKLKETHPYEQVACHVCTDYTAELADISTGSVGSPDGWSTVFIRTAKGEEIFNKMVEDGYLEVKPIEEVKPGLGLVKKLALTKKEKNLKEIEHRKELGLPVPY
- the frhG gene encoding coenzyme F420 hydrogenase subunit gamma is translated as MVKVAHIQLCSCCGCLVSLTDTYEKLLDVLNSIELVYCQTLADVREIPECDIALVEGSVCLEDHHSLEIAKEVREKAKIVVALGACAATGGVTRYSKGNQLSKPVHSSFSPLTEVIKVDLAIPGCPPSPEAIVSVINAALNGDMEYLQPFAELAEKGSEACGCDLLIKVVNKSLCMGCGTCAAACPTRAIEMIDGRPNVTQYLCIKCGVCSVQCPRIRFPELIEKIE